From one Macaca nemestrina isolate mMacNem1 chromosome 3, mMacNem.hap1, whole genome shotgun sequence genomic stretch:
- the LOC105483844 gene encoding small ribosomal subunit protein uS11-like, producing MAPRKGKEKKEEQVISLGPQVAEGENVFGVRHIFASFSDTSVHVTDLSGKETICRVTGGMRVKADRDKSSPYAAMLAARDVAQKCKELGITALRIKLQATGRNRTQDRGPGAQSTLRALARSGMKIGQIEDVTPIPSDSTRRKGGHHGHCL from the coding sequence ATGGCACCTcgaaaggggaaggaaaagaaggaagaacaggtcaTCAGCCTCGGACCTCAGGTGGCTGAAGGAGAGAATGTATTTGGTGTCCGCCATATCTTTGCATCCTTCAGTGACACTTCTGTCCATGTCACTGATCTTTCTGGCAAAGAAACCATCTGCCGTGTCACTGGTGGGATGAGGGTGAAGGCAGACCGAGACAAATCCTCGCCATATGCTGCTATGTTGGCTGCCCGGGATGTGGCCCAGAAGTGCAAGGAGCTGGGTATCACTGCCCTACGCATCAAACTCCAGGCCACAGGAAGAAATAGGACCCAGGACCGGGGACCTGGGGCCCAGTCGACCCTCAGAGCCCTTGCCCGCTCCGGTATGAAGATCGGGCAGATTGAGGACGTCACCCCCATCCCCTCTGACAGCACTCGCAGGAAGGGGGGTCACCATGGTCACTGTCTGTGA